In Megachile rotundata isolate GNS110a chromosome 10, iyMegRotu1, whole genome shotgun sequence, the sequence aataaattattaatttaaatacaaacaaaaatatacTTATGAAAATACTAACgtgattttcattttaatatttacctgCCATTGTTCTAACTGCTGGTGTGCGTAATTCTTTATCTCCTAAGCGACACATATATTTCATAACACGACTACGCAATGGTATAAAAAGCTGAATAACACTACCATAATTTaaccaaagttttaaattacaaatcacTGCAACCATGGAGTGTGCAAGGCTAACAGGTAATGTATTTTTCATATCAAAACAAGCAGACATTAAATTGAAGCCACCTTGATGACAAAAAATAGAAACTGCCCTAATTAAAGGAGCTGGTACTTCTGGATCATGAGGTTCACAATACCCTCCTTCATCCTTTAAAAAAATGAGAagtaatgtacatatttatcatTAAGTAAAGATactttctataataaaatatgatattacTTTTACTGGAGCTAATGGATTAATCGCACCACCATGTTTCATTGCAATATAAAGagggaaatttaataaaaatatttttgaaagtaaatgaaataatttttctctATCCTGCTGAGACCAGTTTTGTTTCATttgtgtttctgtttctgtataATCTGTATTCTCTGCCTTAGCTTCATctgtcttttcttctttttcatctTTGGATGATACTTTCCCAACATTCGTTTGTTGTCCATTTTGTTGTATAAGTTGTAATTGTTGTAATGAACACAATACAACACTTTGAGTCAGGCGTATAAAccgatcaaaatttttaatttcacgatAACAGCACATACATTGTCTAAAAAAGTAAAGACAAAAATTCTTTCAGAGTAATAAATAAAGTGATTATATTAAATATCCTAATAGCTCTActataaatgtttattttacatatatgaAATTAAAGTGGAATCAGACCTTTGTACCCATTGATTAACATAGTGTAGCGTTGTATCCATATCCGAAATACAAAGTATTGTCAATCCATCTTGTTCCTTTGATGATCTGTCATCATCTAAATGTAAATTATAGATAAGAAATTAAACAATAAATGGATAAACTTAACAAGATgtttataaatcattttttcaGTTTCTAATTCATCTTAAAATGATTTGTCTACTTTAGTATgtcgtacaattttattattaaatacgaCTTAAAAATGTAGCATACTTGTATACAATGTTAAGTTACatatctaaattttaaaatacaattcaTGCATCAATTATTATGCCTTAAAATCATATAGAAGTAGCAAGGTTATGCAATACAATATTGAAAAACAAATCTGATAATCATAGTTGTATGTAAATACAAATTCGATGCTTCTTCTGCAACAAATTATTCTTAGATggcatatattaaattattatttgatattGCTAAAAATGAAAGTTTGCTACATGCAACGTAGTATAATAGGTTAACATGAAAGGTATTGTACACATTTTGCTTACAGGAGAGTAGAAGGTCGTGAAAGTCAACACACACATCGCACATGGTTTCCTCTCTTTAGCCTCTGAAAGGCTTTTAATCACGTTAAGTTCATCACTCAATTTTACCACCGTCcattcaaaaaattattaatattattaaacatttgtATTCTTGATTATCCTCAACAGTTGATTAATTCGTTAGTCACCATATTGCTTTTTTACGCAGCTGCGTTCACTTGCTGCTTACTTCAGATGATTAACAATACATATGCAATTTTTTTCTGAAGAATCCTTTGTCCCTATATAACTTAATTTAATGAACGAGACAAAATTTCTCGCTATTATTGCAGTCCACGAATATCCctgtacaaataattttataaatatttaaacttttaattataGATATAAATGTCATTATGACAGAAGACAGCTGATCGCCgccatattttattaaaacaatatgacATTTAAAATGcttatgtttaaaattttaaatgctaAATGACGTAGAAAGTACAAAACTAttgtcaaaaaaatatttaactttaacATTTTCGTTTCCACATTATATAAGCAAACttatacttcaattttattatattatacatcgtCTTCTTTTAGCTATTcactttattataaatgtacGTATTTATTTGTAgtagttaaataaatatatcaatcatactaacaataataataacaacaaatacatatttctatacataaaatatgtatacataacattattttatcaataataatcaataaatgcattaaagaaaaagtagaaatattaaaaagtaagTAATGTAATAGATCTAATAATAAATAGTactacaaatttcacaaatttaaaataaagtaaaaagtaCTGAATTAAGActatacaaaaatgaaaatttattttaatttgtttgtaTAAATTATGTCTAATCtcatgaaatattataattttcaacagaaattatttttaattaacaaacaataaatattaatttagataataaatagatctattaatatttaacttatAAAATATCTATAACCTTTAAGACTTATTACAATATTTGATTAATAAAGTATTAATCagtttcaaattcaattttttaagtacaTATAAGAATCATAAtgtacttaattttattttattaaaagaatgCATCGTGGTTTGtatgaataatatataatgataaaaagaatatatttttattttataagagaACCGTAATTCCAAATGATGAGTTTTCGTTTGAACTGCGCAGATCTGCTTTAACTGGTTCTAATACGCTTTGTAACTGCGAGAAATGCGCATACGCATTTGCAACATTCGTGATGATGGTCGTGTATACCTGGTGAGCAAGAATCTTGTATactttttacattattatttttattctgtaTTAACATACTATTATCCACCATGTATATGACCGACGAAATAGAAAGCAAATCATGGTAGGATAAAACAAGTGGTAGGGAGGTCACCTGAGTCAGTCGAGTTGCGCAAGTTAGTACGGTTCTCTCATGAAATAAAGTATAatctaatatgtatagtcagcAAGAGTAGTAAAGTACAGTAGAATACAGTGCAGGTAGTAGGATCTCGAAACTATACTCTTGAGAATTGAGAACTTCAAGTAATTTTAATATCATGTGTCCGTCACTTGAAGCGCTGATGTCGCTTTTCTACATGCATATCAGTTGGTAGCGCCAGTTGTTCAGAACTATGATAAACAAACTTAATGTTGAAGGAAGCATAATATCTTATGAGATTTTATAGGATAAGTAATTTTACGTGCGATATTTTTGACATATGTGTCAGAGCATAAGGTGTCGGGAAGTGCCACactatagaaaataaattttattaaacattcaaAATGGGTAGTACCGATAAAGCTGTGATCACGGGATTCATATGCAGACTTTGTAGTAAAATGAACCGTTTCGTGATTCACATATACGGCGAAGAGGGTGAGAGAATGAAGCTCGCTGAAAAAATAAATGCTTATCTTCCAATTGTGGTAAAATCATTTTTTGTtatcctaaattacaaaattttatttatcgtaCTTTTAAGTGAACTTTCACATTTTGCATATATTCTGTAGGACTGCTTAGTTA encodes:
- the LOC100879749 gene encoding uncharacterized protein LOC100879749, translating into MGSTDKAVITGFICRLCSKMNRFVIHIYGEEGERMKLAEKINAYLPIVVDMNDPLPKTACLHCIERLEAHHELMEQFIVCRTKFLPEISHQQ